A segment of the Pseudomonas versuta genome:
ATTGCATGGGGATCGCTGATCTCGATCACGGCGCTGCCGATGGCATCCAGCACCGCCAGGCGCTGAGTCATACGCACCGTGGTCGTGGTTTCGGTGACCGTGTTGAGCATCCCCACGACCTGGCCGAACTGATCGCGCACAGGGCTGTAGCAAAAAGTGAAGTAAGCCAGCTCTGGCCGCTGACTGCGCTCAATCACCAGGGGGAAGTTTTCGATATAGGTGGCTTGCCCGGCAAACGCTGAATCGGCAATGGCACTGATTTCGCTCCAGGCTTCTTTCCAGACGTCGTTGAAAGGCCGCCCCAGGGCTTCAGGCTTGTTGCCCAGAATGGGCACAAAGGCATCGTTGTACAGGGTGATTAAATCCGCGCCCCAGACAATCGATTGCGGAAAGTGCGAAGCCAGCGCCAGCGCTACAGTGGTTTTCAAAACATCCGGCCAAGTGTTCAGAGAACCAAGGGACGTAGTGGCCCAGTCATGATTCCTGATTCTTTGGGCCATTACACCGTCATGCTGGAGCCAGTCAGCCATTACGCTCTTACCTTGATTACCACGAGTTGCCAAAAAAGCACCGCCGATTATATGACAGGCCACCACCGGGTAGACATATCTTGAAAATACTTGGTTCCAACCCTGCACACCTAATAAATGCGCCATGTGCTCCCCGGCCTGGCACTGAACAGATCGGCTTCATGACTTTACCGGTGTCGTTAAACTGGCCGCACAGATACCATCCCCCGCCTCGCATGCCTGTTGGCGACCAAGCCGGACCCGGCGCACACACGACCTGAAACAAGAGGAATCAAACGGTGAAAATTGCACTTGTGTTGCTGTTGAGCGCGCTGACCATACCCGCATTTGCCGCCAATATCGGTGAGCGCCTGACCCCCTGGACCTTACAGGACCAATACGATCAGCCCTTTACTCTGGATGCAAAAACCCGCGTGCTACTGGTGGCGCGCAACATGGACGGTTCCAAGCTGGTGAAGGCCGCGCTGGAAAACCAGCCCAAGGGTTATCTGGAAGCGCGCAATGTAGCCTTTCTTGCCGATGTGCAGCGCATGCCATCGCTGATCGGCAAATTTATCGCAATCCCGGCCATGCGTGACTACAGCTACCGCGTTGTACTCGACCGCGATGGCAGTATTGCCGCCAACTACCCGGGCGCTGAAGACAAGGTGCTGTGGCTGCAACTGGACGACGCCACCCTGGTTGCACAGCAGGAATTTGCCTCCGCCGATGAACTGCGCACCGCACTGGAAAAACTGCCCGCCCAATAACCGGGGCGGTAGGTGATCAAGGGCGAACCCGTTGAGGCTGAAGTCTGGGTGCCCTTCAAACTGATCACCCCGGACCAGGTCGCGATGTATGAACAGCACTTTAAATAAAAGACCGGTACCGAAGGTTTAATTGTCGGGAAACGGCAGGCTCTGCAGCCACTCGCTGAAGGCCATCAGCGACGGCAGGTTCTGGTACCGGCTGGCATACGCCAGGTAATAGCCCCTGCCGCTTTCCATCGGTTCGAACAGGGTCACCAGCGTGCCCGCCCTGATCTCATCCTGAACCAGAATACGCGGCACCAGACCGATGCCGATGCCTGCCACCACGGCCTGAATCAAGTGCGCGGTAAGCTCGAAGCCGGGCCCCGAACGCATCATCCGATGATCCAGCGCATGGCGTTCAAACCAGTCCGACCAGGCGTTGGGCCTGGACACCACATTGAGCAGCGAGTGACTGGCGGCAAGGTCCGCCGGGGTCATGGCGCGGTATTCAGGCAGCGCCGCAGGGCTGGCCACCACTACCAGTTTTTCCGTCAACAGCTTGTGCGAGATAAACCCCGGCCATGGCCCCGAACCGGCCACGATGATCGCGTTCATATCCCCCGCAGCGCTGGCGAGATCGGCGTGCATGATACGCGAGTGGATATGCACCACGATGTCGGAGTGCCTGGTGTAGAAGTCATTCATGCGCGGCAACAGCCATTTCGAACCGAACGTAGGCAGAACCGCCAGGTGCAGCGTGCCGCCCCCTGAACTGAAGGCAATGGTCTGCAGGGTCGCGCTACGGATTCGGCCCAACGCCGCTGACAGCTCATGTTGATACAGCGCGCCGGCAGCCGTCAGCTCGATACGCCGACCCTCACGGTTAAACAGATCGACCCCGAGTAAAGCCTCCAGCGCCTGCACCTGACGGCTGACAGCGCTTTGGGTCAATGACAGCTCATCAGCCGCCTTGGTGAAACTGCAATGCCTGGCCGCCGCTTCGAACGCCACCAGTACCGACATCGAGGGGGTTAGGCGCCTCGGATTCATTCATAAACCTCATGCAAATGCTGCGTGTTTTACGTTTGCCCTGTGCAGACGACGCCCTGACAATAAGGCCAAATCCAGTTCTGCTGTGACTTGTGCCTGTAAAAGAGCATACGTTAAGCGAATACAAAAACGAATTTAGCCTGCAGGAAACGTCTTGATGATCGCCCGCCTCATCCCCGTAAATGGCCAGCCAGGCCTGTACCAAAGTTTTCTGAGCGACCTGAAAACTGAAGGGTTCGAGGGCGAAATCGCGAGCGATTATGCTGTGCGCACGGTGCTGTCGACCGACAATTCGATCTACCAGCGCCTGCCCCAGGCCGCCATATTTCCCAGGCACTGCGCCGACGTGGAGCTGGTGGCCCGGCTCGCGGCGCAGCCCAGGTTTCGCTCGGTGGTACTGACTGCCCGCGGCGGCGGTACCGGCACCAATGGCCAGTCACTCACCGACGGGGTGATCGTCGATCTGTCCAGACACCTGAACCGGATTCTCGAGATCAACCCCGATGAGCGCTGGGTGCGTGTACAGAGCGGTGTGGTTAAAGACCAGTTGAACGCTGCACTCAAACCCCACGGCCTGTTCTTTGCCCCCGAACTGTCCACCTCCAACCGGGCCACCATTGGCGGGATGATCAATACCGACGCCAGCGGCCAGGGCAGTTGTACCTATGGCAAAACCCGCGACCATGTATTGGCGCTTTCGACCGTTCTGATGGGCGGCCGCAGGCTCGACAGCCAGGCCGTGGACGCCAGCCAGGCCCGGCAGCAAGCCGCCCGCCAGGACATCATCGGCGAGGTCTATCGCTGC
Coding sequences within it:
- a CDS encoding LysR substrate-binding domain-containing protein; the protein is MNPRRLTPSMSVLVAFEAAARHCSFTKAADELSLTQSAVSRQVQALEALLGVDLFNREGRRIELTAAGALYQHELSAALGRIRSATLQTIAFSSGGGTLHLAVLPTFGSKWLLPRMNDFYTRHSDIVVHIHSRIMHADLASAAGDMNAIIVAGSGPWPGFISHKLLTEKLVVVASPAALPEYRAMTPADLAASHSLLNVVSRPNAWSDWFERHALDHRMMRSGPGFELTAHLIQAVVAGIGIGLVPRILVQDEIRAGTLVTLFEPMESGRGYYLAYASRYQNLPSLMAFSEWLQSLPFPDN